In Acidobacteriota bacterium, one genomic interval encodes:
- a CDS encoding MFS transporter gives MLSPGVIVHPTGKPARGKPQSAIQLAWIALAELLGMSLWFAGTAVAPALAARFALGADGIAWLTMAVQLGFVVGTLASALTNLPDIVAPRRVFAGGCVMGALATLSAFVAPNGASLIAGRFLTGVALAGVYPPAMKIAAGWTLRRRGTALGLLIGALTLGSAGPHVLAAIAAPLAWRQVMAGVSIQAIAGAAIMLLIVRDGPHVIPTARFDPKAALVIFREPRARASTLGYLGHMWELYGCWTWMAAFGAASAFAYSGAAASWGPVIAAITFVAGAPACLLAGIAADRVGKARVARLAMIASGILALTTPLVFGRAPWLLVLVAVVWGATVIADSAQFSALITESCDPAHIGTALTLQTCAGFLLTMLSIRATAAIAETAGWQWALAPLAIGPFLGNLVVGRAGR, from the coding sequence ATGCTGTCCCCGGGAGTCATCGTGCATCCTACCGGCAAACCGGCGCGCGGTAAACCGCAATCAGCCATCCAACTGGCGTGGATTGCCCTCGCCGAACTGCTTGGCATGAGCCTGTGGTTTGCCGGCACGGCGGTCGCGCCGGCCCTCGCGGCACGCTTCGCGCTGGGCGCCGACGGCATCGCGTGGCTCACGATGGCCGTCCAACTCGGGTTCGTCGTCGGCACGCTGGCCAGCGCGCTCACCAATCTGCCGGACATCGTCGCGCCGCGCCGCGTGTTCGCGGGCGGCTGCGTGATGGGCGCCCTCGCCACGCTGTCCGCATTCGTGGCGCCGAACGGCGCATCCCTCATCGCCGGACGGTTTCTCACCGGCGTTGCGCTCGCGGGCGTCTACCCGCCGGCCATGAAGATTGCCGCCGGATGGACGCTCCGGCGGCGAGGCACGGCGCTCGGACTGCTCATCGGCGCGCTGACGCTCGGATCGGCGGGACCGCACGTGCTCGCCGCCATCGCCGCCCCGCTGGCGTGGCGCCAGGTCATGGCCGGCGTCTCGATCCAGGCGATCGCGGGCGCGGCGATCATGCTGCTGATCGTGCGCGACGGCCCGCACGTCATCCCGACGGCGCGCTTCGATCCGAAAGCCGCGCTCGTCATCTTCCGCGAGCCGCGCGCCCGTGCCTCAACGCTCGGCTATCTCGGGCACATGTGGGAGCTGTACGGCTGCTGGACCTGGATGGCGGCGTTCGGCGCGGCAAGCGCGTTCGCCTACTCCGGCGCGGCGGCGAGCTGGGGACCGGTGATTGCCGCCATCACGTTCGTCGCGGGCGCGCCGGCCTGCCTGCTCGCCGGGATCGCTGCCGATCGCGTGGGCAAGGCGCGCGTGGCGAGACTCGCGATGATCGCGAGCGGGATCCTGGCGCTCACGACGCCGCTCGTGTTCGGGCGCGCGCCGTGGCTGCTCGTGCTCGTCGCCGTGGTCTGGGGCGCAACGGTCATCGCAGACTCCGCGCAGTTCTCCGCGCTCATCACCGAGTCGTGCGACCCCGCGCACATCGGCACCGCGCTGACCCTGCAGACGTGCGCCGGCTTTCTGCTGACGATGCTGAGCATCCGGGCCACCGCGGCGATCGCGGAAACCGCCGGGTGGCAGTGGGCACTGGCGCCGTTGGCGATTGGGCCTTTCCTGGGCAACCTGGTCGTGGGGCGCGCTGGGCGCTGA
- a CDS encoding gamma-glutamyltransferase, translated as MATLVVLLVMSMTASAQLRPEFRGRRGVVAAGRSHTAEAGARMMMNGGNAIDAGVAAVFAAAVVEISHFGLGGEAPIIIYSARDRQVIVINGQGRAPRAATPALFAGKAAIPGNGPLGATIPAVVDAATLALARYGTKSLGDVLAPAVALADGFPMYDFLRRYLESERKGCEPYAWTMRTYYPEGRIPAAGEMFRQPNLARTLRALADAERAALAAGAGREQAIRAGRDAFYKGDIARRMAAAVQEAGGVMTEADLAAYEGRIEEPTSATYRGLTIYKAGPWNQGPVLLQTLRLLEGFDLKSMGAGSADAVHVATEAVKLAYADRDRYYGDPDFVKVPMAELLSDGYTTERRALIDRAKASLDTRPGDPAARRALTEEERAAGGERREAAPASGEQSAAGGERREAAPASVEKDTTAVEAVDKDGNLFSATPSSGWLLGGAFVAADTGVPMSNRMQAFRLDPASPNVLAGGKRPRTTLTPTIVLQDARPFLAIGTPGGDSQDQQILNALQLVASGKLVRRSSCAARGARDRGLRAGGRARRAGASRARSSRTSRVRDLHRRGGSRDRSHDRPVEGRRGSAPRAVHRRVVS; from the coding sequence GTGGCCACCCTCGTTGTGCTCCTGGTGATGAGCATGACGGCGAGCGCGCAGTTGAGACCTGAGTTTCGCGGGCGCCGCGGCGTCGTGGCCGCCGGCCGCAGCCACACGGCCGAAGCCGGCGCGCGGATGATGATGAACGGGGGAAATGCCATCGACGCCGGCGTGGCCGCGGTGTTCGCGGCCGCGGTGGTGGAGATCTCGCATTTCGGCCTGGGCGGCGAAGCGCCCATCATCATCTACTCGGCGCGCGACCGGCAGGTGATCGTCATCAACGGGCAGGGCCGCGCGCCGCGCGCCGCCACCCCCGCGCTCTTCGCCGGCAAGGCGGCGATCCCCGGCAACGGTCCGCTCGGCGCGACGATTCCCGCGGTGGTGGATGCCGCCACGCTCGCGCTCGCGCGCTACGGCACGAAGTCGCTGGGCGACGTCCTCGCGCCCGCGGTCGCGCTCGCCGACGGCTTCCCGATGTACGACTTCCTCCGGCGGTATCTCGAGTCGGAGCGCAAGGGGTGCGAGCCGTACGCCTGGACGATGCGGACCTACTATCCGGAAGGGCGCATTCCGGCGGCCGGCGAGATGTTCCGGCAGCCGAACCTCGCAAGGACGCTGCGGGCGCTGGCCGACGCCGAGCGCGCCGCGCTGGCGGCTGGCGCCGGGCGGGAGCAGGCGATCCGCGCCGGGCGCGACGCGTTCTACAAGGGAGACATCGCGCGACGCATGGCGGCCGCCGTGCAGGAGGCGGGCGGCGTGATGACCGAGGCGGACCTCGCCGCGTACGAGGGGCGGATCGAGGAGCCGACCTCCGCCACCTATCGGGGGCTGACGATCTACAAGGCGGGCCCGTGGAACCAGGGACCCGTGCTGCTGCAGACGCTCCGGCTGCTCGAAGGATTCGATCTCAAGTCGATGGGCGCCGGCTCGGCCGACGCGGTCCACGTGGCGACCGAGGCCGTGAAGCTCGCGTACGCCGACCGCGACCGGTACTACGGCGACCCGGACTTCGTGAAGGTGCCGATGGCGGAACTGCTGTCCGACGGCTACACGACCGAGCGCCGGGCGCTGATCGATCGCGCAAAGGCGAGCCTGGACACCCGTCCGGGCGACCCCGCCGCCCGACGCGCGCTTACCGAGGAGGAGCGAGCCGCCGGAGGGGAGCGCCGCGAAGCGGCGCCGGCGAGCGGGGAGCAAAGCGCCGCCGGAGGGGAGCGCCGCGAAGCGGCGCCGGCGAGCGTTGAGAAAGACACGACCGCGGTGGAAGCCGTCGACAAGGACGGCAATCTTTTTTCCGCGACCCCCAGCTCCGGCTGGCTGCTCGGCGGCGCGTTCGTCGCCGCCGACACCGGCGTGCCGATGAGCAACCGGATGCAGGCGTTCCGGCTCGACCCGGCGAGCCCCAACGTGCTCGCCGGCGGCAAGCGGCCGCGCACCACGCTGACCCCGACGATCGTGTTGCAGGACGCCAGGCCGTTCCTGGCCATCGGCACGCCCGGCGGTGACAGCCAGGATCAGCAGATCCTCAACGCGCTTCAACTCGTTGCATCCGGAAAGCTCGTTCGACGATCATCGTGCGCAGCCCGGGGTGCTCGAGATCGAGGCCTCCGCGCCGGCGGCCGTGCGCGACGAGCTGGCGCGTCGCGGGCACGTTCTTCGCGTACGTCCCGCGTACGGGATCTCCACCGGCGTGGTGGCAGCCGGGATCGATCCCACGACCGGCCTGTTGAGGGGCGGCGCGGATCCGCGCCGCGAGCGGTACATCGTCGCGTGGTGAGCTGA
- a CDS encoding insulinase family protein has product MHIPFVTEKLANGLDVIVHEDHGCPIVAVNLWYHVGSKNERPGRTGFAHLFEHLMFEGSQHYDRGYFHPLQEAGASLNGSTNADRTNYWEVVPSNGVELALWMESDRMGYLLPALTEQKFVNQRDVVLNERRQNYENRPYGLATMALVAAMYPPDHPYHWLTIGGAEDLKATGLEEVRAFFQTYYHPRNASLSIAGDIDTRRALELARDYFEEIPAGPAPLPVVPPRAEVTSEQRLLLEDRVELPRIYMSWHAPALFEKGDAELDLVAEILAGGKTSRLYRALVYETRVATEIAASQNSRELSSFFQVVATAAPGRMLPEVERIIRGEIERFIAHGPEPAELERALAQAEAHFVQRLQTVGGFGGKSDQLNAYNTFLGGPDYFAQDLQRYRDATADDIREAAATHLATSRRVMLSVVPRGRLALAMPNSKPVSVS; this is encoded by the coding sequence ATGCACATACCTTTCGTCACCGAGAAGCTCGCCAATGGCCTCGACGTCATCGTCCATGAGGACCACGGCTGCCCGATCGTCGCGGTGAACCTCTGGTATCACGTCGGCTCGAAGAACGAGCGGCCGGGTCGAACCGGTTTCGCGCACCTCTTCGAGCACCTCATGTTCGAGGGGTCGCAGCACTACGACCGCGGCTATTTCCACCCGTTGCAGGAAGCGGGCGCCTCGCTGAACGGCTCGACCAACGCAGACCGGACGAACTACTGGGAGGTCGTGCCGTCCAATGGCGTCGAGCTGGCGCTGTGGATGGAGTCGGATCGCATGGGCTATCTGCTTCCCGCGCTGACCGAGCAGAAGTTCGTCAACCAGCGCGACGTCGTGCTCAACGAGCGCCGGCAGAACTACGAGAATCGCCCGTACGGGCTCGCGACGATGGCGCTGGTGGCCGCGATGTACCCGCCGGATCATCCGTATCACTGGCTGACGATTGGCGGCGCCGAGGACCTCAAGGCGACAGGGCTGGAGGAGGTCCGCGCGTTCTTCCAGACCTACTACCATCCGCGCAACGCGTCGCTCTCGATTGCGGGCGACATCGACACGCGCCGCGCGCTGGAGCTGGCCAGGGACTACTTCGAGGAGATTCCCGCCGGCCCGGCGCCGCTGCCGGTGGTGCCCCCCCGCGCGGAGGTCACCTCCGAGCAGCGGCTGCTCCTCGAAGACCGCGTGGAGCTCCCGCGCATCTACATGTCGTGGCACGCACCGGCGCTGTTCGAGAAAGGGGATGCCGAGCTGGATCTCGTGGCTGAGATTCTGGCGGGGGGCAAGACGTCGCGGCTGTACCGCGCGCTGGTCTATGAAACGCGCGTCGCGACCGAGATCGCGGCGTCGCAGAACTCGCGCGAGCTTTCCAGCTTCTTCCAGGTCGTGGCGACCGCGGCGCCCGGACGGATGCTGCCGGAAGTGGAGCGGATTATTCGCGGTGAGATCGAGCGTTTTATCGCGCACGGCCCCGAGCCAGCGGAGCTCGAGCGCGCGCTCGCGCAGGCCGAAGCGCATTTCGTGCAGCGGCTGCAGACCGTGGGAGGCTTCGGGGGCAAATCCGATCAGCTCAATGCGTACAACACGTTCCTCGGCGGGCCGGATTACTTTGCGCAGGATCTGCAGCGGTACCGCGACGCGACGGCAGACGACATCCGCGAAGCCGCCGCAACGCACCTCGCGACCAGCCGCCGCGTGATGCTCAGTGTCGTGCCCCGGGGGCGGCTCGCGCTCGCCATGCCCAATTCCAAGCCGGTGTCCGTTTCATGA
- a CDS encoding insulinase family protein, which translates to MMRVDRSSLPVLGPDPQLRFPTIEKSSLSNGLRIWTIEHRDVPVVVFVLLLPVGAAADPDDRPGLAAITGDLLDEGCGNRSALEIHDALARLGAQMETEVGSDASVVTMSVLSRNMGRGLGLLAEMVREPRFEQKEFDRVRDLRLNRLLQLRDLAPAVADRAFTHLLYRNHPYGHLAIGTEGSLRGMMLREVHQHYRRAYRPERVTVIAVGDATHDALKQAVARGFESWKPAAGGNGTPLVDAGEIDPPRGALERLAVVHRAGAAQSELRIGQVAAARQTPDYHALLVLNMVLGGQFISRVNMNLREEKGYTYGARTAFDFRRGRGPFLLQVGVQTEVTADALREALAELAAIRGDRPVTDAELTTARAALTRGYPRNFETADQIARAAAQLALYGLPDNYFSEFAPKVTAVDRDEVTRVAQAYLDPPRMLTVVVGDRDRITAPLSALNLGDSSEVAMA; encoded by the coding sequence ATGATGCGCGTCGATCGCAGCTCCCTGCCGGTGCTCGGGCCCGATCCCCAGCTCCGGTTTCCGACCATCGAAAAGTCGTCGCTGTCCAACGGGCTGAGGATCTGGACGATCGAGCACCGCGACGTGCCCGTGGTCGTCTTCGTGCTGCTGCTGCCGGTCGGCGCCGCCGCCGATCCGGACGATCGTCCGGGCCTTGCCGCCATCACCGGCGACCTGCTGGACGAAGGGTGCGGCAACCGCTCCGCGCTCGAGATCCACGACGCGCTCGCGCGGCTCGGCGCCCAGATGGAGACCGAGGTGGGCTCGGACGCGAGCGTCGTGACGATGTCCGTCCTGTCGCGGAACATGGGGCGCGGCCTCGGCCTGCTCGCGGAGATGGTGCGCGAGCCGCGATTCGAGCAGAAGGAATTCGACCGCGTCCGCGATCTCCGGCTGAACCGGTTGCTGCAGCTGCGCGACCTCGCGCCGGCCGTCGCCGATCGGGCGTTCACGCACCTGCTCTACAGGAACCACCCGTACGGGCATCTCGCCATCGGCACAGAGGGATCGCTCCGGGGCATGATGCTGCGCGAAGTCCACCAGCACTACCGCCGCGCGTACCGCCCGGAGCGCGTCACGGTGATTGCGGTCGGCGATGCCACGCACGACGCGTTGAAGCAGGCGGTCGCGCGCGGGTTCGAGAGCTGGAAGCCGGCGGCCGGCGGCAACGGCACCCCGCTCGTGGATGCCGGCGAGATCGATCCGCCACGCGGGGCCCTCGAGCGCCTCGCGGTCGTGCATCGCGCCGGTGCGGCGCAGTCGGAGCTGCGTATCGGCCAGGTCGCAGCGGCGCGACAAACGCCCGACTATCACGCGCTCCTCGTGCTCAACATGGTGCTGGGCGGGCAGTTCATCAGCCGCGTGAACATGAACCTGCGCGAGGAGAAGGGATACACCTACGGCGCGCGGACGGCGTTCGATTTCCGGCGCGGTCGCGGCCCCTTCCTGCTGCAGGTGGGGGTGCAGACCGAGGTCACCGCCGACGCGCTCCGCGAGGCGCTGGCCGAACTGGCGGCCATCCGCGGCGATCGGCCGGTGACCGACGCGGAGCTGACCACCGCCCGCGCGGCGCTGACGCGCGGCTACCCCAGGAACTTCGAGACCGCGGATCAGATCGCCCGCGCCGCGGCGCAGCTCGCGCTGTACGGGCTGCCGGACAATTACTTCAGCGAGTTCGCGCCGAAGGTGACCGCCGTCGATCGCGACGAGGTGACCCGCGTGGCGCAGGCGTACCTCGATCCCCCGCGCATGCTCACCGTCGTGGTCGGCGACCGCGATCGCATTACGGCACCGCTCTCGGCGCTCAACCTGGGTGACTCCTCGGAAGTGGCGATGGCGTAA
- a CDS encoding zinc-binding dehydrogenase yields the protein MKAIRFHQHGGPEVLRYEDAPDPAPAPGYARVRVRACALNHLDLWERRGLDRVSLPLPHISGSDVAGEVIDAEGFETGARVLVQPGLSCGRCPACLAGRDNLCPSYDVLGYRSDGGYAEIVRVPLANLVRIPPHVDFVRAAAFPLTFLTAWHMLATVARVRPGEDVLVLAAGSGVGQAAVQVARFLGARVIATAGSDEKVARASQMGAWGVINHSSGDVAAEVRRLTGGRGVDAAVEHVGQATWEQSIRSLARGGRVVTCGATTGYATTLDLRHLFARQLSLLGSYMGTKAELLEASHLFFGGQLTPVVDTTYRLEAAAEAQVRMERREQFGKIVLEV from the coding sequence ATGAAGGCGATCAGATTCCATCAGCATGGCGGGCCCGAGGTCCTGCGCTACGAGGACGCGCCGGACCCGGCGCCGGCGCCCGGCTACGCGCGCGTGCGCGTGCGCGCGTGCGCGCTCAACCACCTCGATCTCTGGGAGCGTCGCGGCCTGGATCGCGTCAGCCTGCCGCTCCCGCACATCTCGGGCAGCGATGTGGCCGGCGAAGTGATCGACGCAGAGGGTTTCGAGACCGGTGCGCGCGTGCTCGTGCAGCCCGGCCTGAGTTGCGGTCGTTGTCCCGCGTGCCTCGCCGGGCGCGACAATCTGTGTCCGTCGTACGACGTTCTTGGATACCGCTCCGATGGGGGGTACGCCGAGATCGTCCGGGTGCCGCTCGCCAACCTGGTGCGCATCCCGCCGCACGTCGACTTCGTTCGTGCGGCCGCCTTTCCGCTGACCTTCCTGACGGCCTGGCACATGCTCGCGACCGTCGCGCGCGTCCGGCCCGGCGAGGATGTGCTCGTGCTCGCGGCGGGCAGCGGCGTGGGACAGGCGGCCGTTCAGGTCGCGCGTTTCCTGGGCGCCCGGGTCATCGCCACCGCTGGATCGGACGAAAAGGTCGCGCGCGCCTCGCAGATGGGTGCATGGGGCGTGATCAACCACTCGTCCGGCGATGTCGCGGCAGAAGTCCGGCGCCTGACCGGTGGCCGCGGTGTCGACGCCGCCGTCGAGCACGTGGGACAGGCCACGTGGGAACAGAGCATCCGCAGCCTCGCGCGCGGCGGGCGCGTCGTCACATGCGGCGCCACGACCGGATACGCGACCACGCTGGACCTGCGTCATCTCTTCGCCCGGCAGCTCTCTCTGCTCGGGTCGTACATGGGCACGAAGGCCGAGCTGCTCGAGGCGTCGCATTTGTTTTTCGGCGGGCAACTGACGCCGGTGGTGGATACCACCTATCGGCTGGAAGCGGCCGCCGAGGCGCAAGTTCGGATGGAACGGCGGGAGCAATTCGGTAAAATCGTGCTGGAGGTGTGA
- a CDS encoding alpha/beta hydrolase family protein, translating into MLSWLFHAWERRLAAVSKDRIVRPFEWGLEWLDAAGVTPDAPPAEIVDAWSATVMQDSDAFYHAPPTRQYHFDGDRLTFPSALTTPHEENNTVHARLFPALSGAARGRAAESKRAVLVLPQWNADADGHVGLARLLSRFGISALRLSLPYHDARMPPELTRADYIVSSNIVRTAQVCRQAVLDARRAIAWLASQGYERIGILGTSLGSCLAMLTAAHEPLIRAAALNHISPYFADVVWEGLSTAHVRQGLDGHIDLEGLRRMWLPISPFPFLDRVKDRKVLLVYARYDLSFPVRLSRMLVDEFSARGVDHEVAVLPCGHYSTGVAPFSWMDGYVLVRFLRKSL; encoded by the coding sequence ATGCTGAGCTGGCTCTTTCACGCCTGGGAACGCCGCCTCGCCGCCGTTTCGAAGGATCGCATCGTCCGTCCCTTCGAGTGGGGACTGGAGTGGCTCGATGCCGCGGGCGTGACGCCCGACGCGCCGCCCGCCGAGATCGTGGACGCGTGGTCGGCCACGGTGATGCAGGACAGCGACGCGTTCTATCACGCACCGCCGACCCGCCAGTACCATTTCGACGGCGATCGGCTGACGTTTCCGAGCGCGCTCACGACGCCGCACGAGGAGAACAACACGGTGCACGCGCGGCTGTTTCCTGCCCTGAGCGGGGCGGCGCGCGGCCGTGCCGCCGAGTCGAAGCGAGCCGTCCTCGTGCTGCCGCAGTGGAACGCCGACGCCGATGGTCACGTCGGCCTGGCGCGGCTGCTGTCGCGATTCGGGATCTCGGCGCTCCGCCTGAGCCTTCCCTATCACGACGCGCGCATGCCTCCGGAGCTGACCCGCGCGGATTACATCGTCAGCTCGAACATCGTGCGAACCGCGCAGGTGTGCCGGCAGGCGGTGCTCGACGCGCGCCGTGCGATCGCCTGGCTGGCGTCGCAGGGCTACGAGCGCATCGGCATCCTCGGCACGAGCCTCGGATCGTGCCTCGCGATGCTCACCGCGGCTCACGAGCCGCTCATCCGCGCGGCCGCGCTCAACCACATTTCGCCGTACTTCGCCGACGTCGTGTGGGAAGGGCTGTCGACCGCCCACGTGCGCCAGGGGCTGGACGGCCACATCGACCTCGAAGGTCTGCGGCGGATGTGGCTGCCGATCAGCCCCTTTCCGTTTCTCGACCGCGTGAAGGATCGCAAGGTGCTGCTGGTGTACGCGCGGTACGATCTCTCGTTTCCCGTGCGCCTCTCGCGCATGCTGGTCGACGAGTTCTCCGCGCGCGGGGTGGACCACGAAGTGGCCGTGCTGCCCTGCGGGCACTACAGCACCGGCGTGGCGCCTTTCAGCTGGATGGACGGGTACGTGCTGGTTCGCTTCCTGCGGAAGAGCCTCTGA
- a CDS encoding amidase yields the protein MQTGTVSSLTLHALGQRVRARELRSADLVDACLREIDRHRALNAFITVTQDAARSQAEQADREIAAGRYRGPLHGIPVSLKDLIDVAGLPTTAASRVREGHRAAADAPVVSRLRQAGAVLIGKTNLHEFAFGTTTEDSAFGAAHNPFDPSRSPGGSSGGSAIAVSTGMSVASVGTDTGGSIRIPSAACGIVGLKPTAGEIPVEGVVPLSRTLDHVGPMTRSVLDAALMYEALSGRMSSAAEWTPAAAPLHFVVPVPFYLDRLDPDVRARFEETCRHLEDAGHRVTRGAIEHATFVPAVYLHIVMAEAMEYHAATLDAVPEKYVPGVRTRLEMGRYILGEDYVRAMRGRDVLIKAVDASLADADALLLPSLAIPAPPLGAASVEIEGVKEAVRGLTLKLTQTFNITGHPALSLPMGVTRDNLPCGCQIAARRGATRELLRIALACEAQIGPGPGSVGGGTG from the coding sequence ATGCAGACGGGCACGGTCAGTAGCCTCACCCTTCATGCGCTCGGCCAGCGCGTCCGCGCACGCGAACTGCGCAGCGCCGATCTGGTGGACGCGTGCCTGCGCGAAATCGACCGCCACCGCGCGCTGAACGCGTTCATCACGGTGACGCAGGACGCCGCGCGCTCCCAGGCCGAGCAGGCAGACCGCGAGATCGCGGCCGGCCGTTATCGCGGCCCGCTCCACGGCATTCCCGTGTCGCTGAAAGATCTGATCGACGTCGCCGGCCTTCCGACGACGGCGGCCTCACGGGTGCGCGAGGGCCACCGCGCCGCCGCCGATGCGCCCGTCGTCAGCCGGCTCCGGCAGGCGGGCGCGGTCCTCATCGGCAAGACGAACCTGCACGAGTTCGCGTTCGGCACGACGACCGAGGACTCCGCGTTCGGGGCGGCGCACAATCCGTTCGACCCGTCGCGCTCGCCCGGCGGATCGAGCGGCGGATCCGCGATCGCGGTTTCGACCGGCATGTCGGTCGCCTCGGTCGGCACCGACACGGGCGGCAGCATCCGCATTCCATCCGCGGCCTGCGGCATCGTCGGGCTCAAACCCACGGCCGGCGAGATTCCCGTGGAGGGGGTCGTGCCGCTCAGCCGCACGCTCGACCACGTCGGCCCGATGACGCGGTCGGTCCTCGACGCGGCGCTGATGTACGAGGCGCTGTCGGGCCGCATGTCGAGCGCGGCCGAATGGACGCCAGCCGCCGCGCCGCTGCACTTCGTCGTCCCCGTTCCGTTCTATCTCGATCGCCTGGATCCCGACGTGCGGGCGCGGTTCGAAGAGACGTGCCGCCATCTCGAGGACGCCGGGCACCGCGTGACGCGCGGCGCGATCGAGCACGCGACGTTTGTTCCCGCGGTATACCTGCACATCGTCATGGCCGAAGCGATGGAGTATCACGCGGCAACGCTCGATGCGGTCCCGGAGAAGTATGTGCCCGGCGTGCGCACCCGGCTCGAGATGGGGCGCTACATCCTCGGCGAGGATTACGTGCGTGCGATGCGCGGCCGCGACGTGCTGATCAAGGCCGTGGACGCCTCGCTGGCGGACGCCGACGCGCTGCTGCTCCCGTCGCTCGCGATTCCCGCGCCGCCGCTCGGCGCCGCGTCCGTCGAGATCGAAGGCGTGAAGGAAGCCGTGCGCGGCCTGACGCTGAAGCTCACGCAGACGTTCAACATCACGGGGCACCCCGCGCTGTCGCTGCCCATGGGCGTCACCCGCGACAACCTCCCGTGCGGCTGTCAGATCGCGGCGCGCCGCGGCGCGACGCGCGAGCTGCTGCGCATCGCGCTCGCCTGCGAGGCTCAGATCGGTCCCGGGCCAGGATCGGTCGGGGGCGGCACCGGATGA
- a CDS encoding DsbA family protein, whose protein sequence is MKSISIVTGVGLLAAGIAVGAVGMGQQGSAGASDVAALRKDVEALKSRLQTVEQQLGQLLAALNQARDPQPQQVPINITNAPARGRADAKVTMIEFSDFQCPYCGRHVRETMPQIDREYIQTGKVRYVFRDFPIDSLHPQAPKAHEAANCAGDQGKYWEMWERLFANPRQLSPAELLEHGKAVGVDPARLKQCLDSGRYTAAVNASVQEAVNLGATGTPAIFFGMTEPGSNTVKVVRVLRGAYPYDRFKQTIDELLAQ, encoded by the coding sequence ATGAAGTCCATTTCGATCGTCACCGGCGTCGGTCTGCTGGCCGCGGGCATCGCGGTCGGCGCCGTCGGCATGGGGCAACAGGGCTCGGCCGGCGCGTCGGACGTCGCGGCGCTCCGCAAAGACGTCGAGGCGCTCAAGTCACGCCTGCAGACAGTCGAGCAGCAGCTCGGGCAGCTCCTGGCCGCCCTCAACCAGGCCCGCGATCCGCAGCCGCAGCAGGTGCCCATCAACATCACCAACGCCCCGGCGCGCGGCCGCGCCGACGCGAAAGTGACGATGATCGAGTTCTCGGACTTCCAGTGCCCGTACTGCGGCCGGCACGTGCGCGAGACGATGCCGCAGATCGATCGCGAATACATCCAGACGGGCAAGGTGCGCTACGTGTTTCGCGATTTCCCCATCGACTCGCTGCACCCGCAGGCGCCGAAGGCGCACGAGGCGGCCAATTGCGCGGGCGACCAGGGCAAGTACTGGGAGATGTGGGAGCGGCTGTTCGCCAACCCGCGCCAGCTCTCCCCGGCCGAGCTTCTCGAGCACGGCAAGGCGGTCGGCGTCGACCCGGCACGCCTGAAGCAGTGTCTCGACAGCGGGCGGTACACGGCGGCCGTCAACGCGAGCGTGCAGGAGGCGGTCAATCTTGGCGCCACGGGCACGCCCGCCATCTTCTTCGGCATGACCGAACCGGGCAGCAACACGGTCAAGGTCGTGCGCGTGCTGCGCGGGGCGTATCCGTACGACCGGTTCAAGCAGACGATCGATGAGCTGCTGGCACAGTAG
- a CDS encoding carboxymuconolactone decarboxylase family protein — MAERLDQFRAFREKMNARILESGNLEIKRFFALDTRAYEPGALPVKTKELLGLVASLVLRCDDCVTYHIARCREEGTTRDEFFEAFNVALVVGGSITIPHLRRAVATLDEVEQMA, encoded by the coding sequence ATGGCTGAGCGACTGGACCAGTTCCGCGCGTTCCGCGAGAAGATGAACGCGCGCATCCTCGAATCGGGCAACCTGGAGATCAAGCGGTTTTTCGCGCTCGACACGCGCGCCTACGAGCCGGGCGCCCTGCCGGTCAAGACCAAGGAGCTGCTGGGGCTCGTCGCCTCGCTCGTGCTGCGCTGCGACGACTGCGTCACGTATCACATCGCGCGCTGCCGCGAGGAGGGGACGACGCGCGACGAGTTCTTCGAGGCGTTCAACGTCGCCCTCGTCGTGGGCGGGTCCATCACCATCCCGCACCTCCGCCGTGCCGTCGCGACGCTGGACGAGGTCGAACAGATGGCATAG